The nucleotide sequence TTGACGTGTCATCTTCCGCTGTCAACAGCGGCATGGTGGAGGTGGTCTGCCAAACGATTTCGGTTAGTGTTGCATGCGCGTTGTCTTAAAGTTCGCAGGACCTCATCAAGCAGCGTGCTTTGCCCGGCGATTCCCGCACCATGGTCGGCATTATGACGTACGACACCTCCGTCCACTTCTACGAGTTGTCTGGTAGCAACGGCAACCCTAACATTCTGGTTGTTTCGGACCTGGAGGACCTGTTTTTGCCTCTTCCCGGCGGCATTTTGGTCAACGTCGCGGACGCTGAGGCGGAGCTGTTGAATTTGCTTTCGTTGCTGCCCTCGACCTGGAAGAACACCACCGTCTCCGGCAGCTGCCTGGGCAGCGCAACGCGCGCAGCCCACTTCGCCATGAAGCACGTCGGCGGCAAGATCTGCTTATTCACTGGCTCTCCGAGCTACTTCGGCGACTTTTCGCTGAACGCCAACGCGTTGAGCCAGTCGAAGTCCGGCACGCCCAACATACAGCCTGTTGAGAAGTGCAAGGAGTACGCCATCATGGTCTCGATGGCCCAGGTGTCGATAGAGATGTTCGTTTGCACGCCCCAGAGCGTGAACCTGAGTGCGTTGTACCACCTGTCCGATTTGACCGCTGGCAACATCCACCACATGCCCTTCAAGACACACGTGGGCAActctaagctggcggaggaGCTGCGGCGCGTGATCACCAGGGAAACCGGTTGGGAGTCTGTGATGCGCGTCCGCGTCAGCAAGGGTTGGAAGATCACCAACTGGTTCGGCCATTGCCACATCCGTGGCTCGGACTTGATGGTGCTGCCCAATTGCCATGCCGACCAAACGTTCACGCTGACGTTCGAGCATGAGGACAATGTCGTCATCAGCAAGGTCGCCTACTTCCAGtgcgcgctgctgcacaccACTTCCCGCGGGGAGCGCCGCATCCGCGTGAGCACGTACGCGATCCCAGTGAGCGACAACGCCAGCGAGGTGCTGCTGTCGGTGGACCCGGAGGCCGCGGTTTTGACGGCTGCCCAGCTCGCGCTGTCTACTGCCATGAACGGCAAGCTCAGCGACGCCAGGACGCAACTGCAGACGTTGTGCGGGCGCATCTCCAACGCGATGTCCACCCTGACGTCGATGCAGGATGTCACCAGCAAGATTGTTATGTATGTGTTCGGGCTGCTCAAGTCGCAGTGCTTCAGCGAGGCCAACGTCCCCGCCGACGTTCGGATGTACCATTCGATGCGCCTGAAGACCCTCCCCATAAAGGAGCTGGCGGTGTACTGCTACCCGCGCATGATCTGCGTGACTGACGTGGCCAGCGAGAGCGGTGAAAGGGGGGGCTCGTGGCTCCCACCGTCGCTCAACCTCACCCACTCGCGGCTGACCCAGGAGTCGGCATACCTGCTGGAGAACGGAGAGTGCATGATACTGTGGATCGGCAAGGGCGTCTCAACTCAGTGGCTACAGTCGGTGTTCGATGTCCCGTCTCTGGAGTCGCTGAACTGCGACCTGGCCGAGGCGTTCATGTCTAGCTGCAAGAACCCGGCCGCTGTTAGGCTGGCAACTATTGTGCGCGAGCTGC is from Babesia bigemina genome assembly Bbig001, chromosome : IV and encodes:
- a CDS encoding Sec 24 protein transport protein, putative; translated protein: MSDHRGPYQPPYPGTTGISDPFGGSGPKYPVHGEDVKSSPFGTSVPPASTPPPAAPEQAQPSPVIAPPPMPPTNVKPKEDVEEEKVLKGSLPGQVFHESFKFTPPPSTSAASSFTETKTGAEIMENLKSMNTPSHFIRSSVNVLPSSATLMQKTHVPLGIVIRPMAPLSEDDPEIPLANSGSEAITRCTRCRTYINPFVTFDRARRYWTCNICGVPNEAPMRYTNLSGDDENLPPELKTGLVEHLASADYMVRPPQAPTIMFVIDVSSSAVNSGMVEVVCQTISDLIKQRALPGDSRTMVGIMTYDTSVHFYELSGSNGNPNILVVSDLEDLFLPLPGGILVNVADAEAELLNLLSLLPSTWKNTTVSGSCLGSATRAAHFAMKHVGGKICLFTGSPSYFGDFSLNANALSQSKSGTPNIQPVEKCKEYAIMVSMAQVSIEMFVCTPQSVNLSALYHLSDLTAGNIHHMPFKTHVGNSKLAEELRRVITRETGWESVMRVRVSKGWKITNWFGHCHIRGSDLMVLPNCHADQTFTLTFEHEDNVVISKVAYFQCALLHTTSRGERRIRVSTYAIPVSDNASEVLLSVDPEAAVLTAAQLALSTAMNGKLSDARTQLQTLCGRISNAMSTLTSMQDVTSKIVMYVFGLLKSQCFSEANVPADVRMYHSMRLKTLPIKELAVYCYPRMICVTDVASESGERGGSWLPPSLNLTHSRLTQESAYLLENGECMILWIGKGVSTQWLQSVFDVPSLESLNCDLAEAFMSSCKNPAAVRLATIVRELRSQRSPYMSLSVTRQGDESETKFFSCLVEDKTPGMMLTLNEFINSITLRVPFRFQLS